A genomic segment from Bubalus bubalis isolate 160015118507 breed Murrah chromosome 5, NDDB_SH_1, whole genome shotgun sequence encodes:
- the RELA gene encoding transcription factor p65 → MDDLFPLIFPAEPAQASGPYVEIIEQPKQRGMRFRYKCEGRSAGSIPGERSTDTTKTHPTIKINGYTGPGTVRISLVTKDPPHRPHPHELVGKDCRDGFYEAELCPDRCIHSFQNLGIQCVKKRDLEQAISQRIQTNNNPFQVPIEEQRGDYDLNAVRLCFQVTVRDPAGRPLRLAPVLSHPIFDNRAPNTAELKICRVNRNSGSCLGGDEIFLLCDKVQKEDIEVYFTGPGWEARGSFSQADVHRQVAIVFRTPPYADPGLQAPVRVSMQLRRPSDRELSEPMEFQYLPDTDDRHRIEEKRKRTYETFKSIMKKSPFNGPTDPRPPTRRIAVPNRGSASIPKPAPQPYSFTPSLSTINFEEFSPMVFSSGQIPSQTSALAPAPTPVLTQTQVLAPAPAPAPGMSSTLAQALAPGLAQAVTPPAPKTNQTGEGTLTEALLQLQFDTDEDLGALLGNNTDPAVFTDLASVDNSEFQQLLNQGVPMGPHTAEPMLMEYPEAITRLVTGSQRPPDPAPTPLGPPGLTNGLLSGDEDFSSIADVDFSALLSQISS, encoded by the exons ATGGACG ACCTCTTCCCCCTCATCTTCCCCGCAG AGCCGGCGCAGGCCTCTGGCCCCTATGTGGAGATCATCGAGCAGCCCAAGCAGCGGGGCATGCGCTTCCGCTACAAGTGCGAGGGCCGCTCAGCTGGCAGCATCCCTGGAGAGAGGAGCACGGACACCACCAAGACCCACCCCACTATCAAG ATCAATGGCTACACAGGGCCAGGGACAGTCCGCATCTCCCTGGTCACCAAGGACCCCCCTCACCGGCCTCACCCCCACGAGCTAGTGGGGAAAGACTGCCGGGATGGCTTCTATGAGGCTGAGCTCTGCCCGGACCGCTGCATCCACAG CTTTCAGAACCTGGGGATCCAGTGTGTAAAGAAGCGGGACCTGGAGCAGGCCATCAGCCAGCGCATCCAGACCAACAACAACCCCTTCCAAG TTCCCATAGAAGAGCAGCGCGGGGACTACGACCTGAATGCTGTCCGGCTCTGCTTCCAGGTGACAGTGCGGGACCCAGCAGGCAGGCCCCTCCGCCTGGCGCCTGTCCTCTCTCACCCCATCTTTGACAACC GCGCCCCCAACACCGCCGAGCTCAAGATCTGCCGGGTGAATCGgaactctgggagctgcctcGGCGGGGATGAGATCTTCCTGCTGTGTGACAAGGTGCAGAAAG AGGACATCGAGGTGTATTTCACGGGGCCAGGCTGGGAGGCCCGAGGCTCGTTTTCACAAGCTGACGTGCACCGGCAAGTGGCCATCGTGTTCCGGACGCCGCCCTACGCGGACCCCGGCCTGCAGGCCCCTGTGCGCGTCTCCATGCAGCTGCGGCGGCCTTCCGATCGCGAGCTCAGCGAGCCCATGGAATTCCAGTACTTGCCAGACACAG ACGATCGTCACCGGATTGAGGAGAAGCGCAAAAGGACATACGAGACCTTCAAGAGCATCATGAAAAAGAGCCCTTTCAATG GACCCACCGACCCCCGGCCTCCGACCCGGCGCATCGCTGTGCCTAACCGTGGCTCAGCCTCCATCCCCAAGCCAG CTCCCCAGCCCTATTCCTTTACGCCATCTCTCAGCACCATCAACTTTGAGGAGTTTTCCCCCATGGTCTTTTCTTCTGGGCAGATCCCAAGCCAGACCTCGGCCTTGGCACCAGCCCCCACCCCGGTCCTGACCCAGACCCAAGTCCTGGCCCCAGCCccggccccagccccaggcaTGTCATCAACCCTGGCCCAGGCCCTAGCCCCAGGCCTGGCTCAGGCTGTGACCCCGCCTGCCCCCAAGACCAACCAGACCGGGGAAGGGACACTGACAGAGGCCCTGCTGCAGCTGCAGTTTGATACCGATGAAGACCTGGGGGCTCTGCTTGGCAACAACACTGACCCTGCCGTGTTCACAGACCTGGCATCTGTCGACAACTCTGAGTTTCAGCAGTTGCTGAACCAGGGTGTACCCATGGGCCCCCACACAGCTGAGCCCATGCTGATGGAGTACCCTGAGGCTATAACTCGCCTGGTGACAGGGTCCCAAAGGCCCCCTGACCCAGCTCCCACTCCCCTGGGGCCCCCTGGGCTCACCAATGGCCTCCTCTCGGGGGATGAAGACTTCTCCTCCATCGCAGACGTGGACTTCTCAGCCCTTCTGAGTCAGATCAGCTCCTAA